In one Pseudomonas tensinigenes genomic region, the following are encoded:
- a CDS encoding TolC family outer membrane protein: MFGCMNKLSTLAAAFLLLASHSAVAAMGPFEIYEQALRNDPVFLGAIKERDAGLENRAIGRAGLLPRIGYTYNKGRNSSKATSLDERARNRTDDRNYSSYGSALTLQQPLLDYEAYAAYRKGVAQSLFADENFRGKSQELLVRVLDNYTKALFAQDQIDIAQAKKKAYEQQFQQNEHMFKQGEGTRTDILEAESRYELATAEEIEARNEQDAALRELGALVGTPAVDIGDLAPLDQNFQTFALMPANYDTWHEMAVSNNPNLASQRQAVEVARYEVERNRAGHLPKINAYASMRQNESESGNTYNQRYETNTIGFEVSVPLYAGGGVSASTRQASRTMEQAEYELDGKTRETLIELRRQFSACLSGVSKLRAYQKALSSAEALVVSTKQSILGGERTNLDALNAEQQLFTTRRDLAQARYDYLMAWTKLHYYAGTLNEQDLARVDEAFVVAQQPSP, encoded by the coding sequence ATGTTCGGCTGTATGAATAAGCTTTCCACGCTCGCAGCAGCATTCTTGCTGCTCGCGAGTCACTCGGCAGTGGCGGCCATGGGGCCGTTCGAGATCTACGAACAGGCGTTGCGCAATGACCCGGTGTTCCTCGGGGCGATCAAGGAGCGTGATGCCGGCCTGGAAAACCGCGCCATTGGCCGTGCCGGCCTGCTGCCGCGCATCGGTTACACCTACAACAAGGGGCGTAACTCGTCGAAAGCCACCTCCCTCGACGAGCGCGCGCGCAACCGTACTGACGACCGCAATTACAGCAGTTACGGCTCGGCGCTGACGTTGCAGCAACCGCTGCTCGACTACGAGGCCTATGCCGCCTATCGCAAAGGCGTCGCGCAGTCTCTGTTTGCCGATGAGAACTTTCGCGGCAAGAGTCAGGAGTTGTTGGTTCGCGTGCTGGATAACTACACCAAGGCACTGTTCGCGCAGGATCAGATCGACATCGCTCAGGCGAAGAAGAAGGCGTACGAGCAGCAGTTCCAGCAGAACGAACACATGTTCAAGCAGGGCGAGGGCACGCGTACCGACATTCTCGAGGCTGAGTCGCGCTATGAACTGGCGACCGCCGAGGAGATCGAGGCGCGCAATGAACAAGACGCGGCGCTGCGGGAACTGGGTGCGCTGGTGGGCACGCCAGCGGTGGACATTGGTGATCTGGCGCCGCTGGATCAGAACTTCCAGACCTTCGCGCTGATGCCGGCCAATTACGACACCTGGCACGAAATGGCGGTGAGCAATAACCCCAATCTGGCCTCGCAGCGTCAGGCCGTGGAAGTTGCGCGTTATGAGGTGGAGCGCAATCGTGCCGGGCATCTGCCGAAAATCAATGCCTACGCCTCGATGCGCCAGAACGAATCGGAAAGCGGCAACACTTACAACCAGCGCTACGAGACCAACACCATCGGTTTTGAAGTCAGCGTGCCGTTGTATGCCGGTGGCGGGGTGTCGGCCTCGACGCGTCAGGCCAGTCGCACCATGGAACAGGCCGAGTATGAACTTGACGGTAAAACGCGCGAGACGCTGATTGAGCTGCGTCGGCAGTTCAGTGCTTGCCTGTCTGGGGTGAGCAAACTGCGCGCTTATCAGAAAGCGCTGAGCTCGGCGGAAGCGCTGGTGGTTTCGACCAAGCAGAGCATTCTCGGTGGTGAGCGGACCAATCTCGACGCGTTGAACGCCGAGCAGCAACTGTTTACCACCCGCCGCGATCTGGCGCAGGCGCGGTACGACTATCTGATGGCCTGGACCAAGTTGCATTACTACGCCGGGACCTTGAACGAGCAGGATCTGGCACGGGTGGATGAGGCTTTTGTGGTCGCTCAACAGCCCTCACCCTAA
- a CDS encoding HlyD family type I secretion periplasmic adaptor subunit has protein sequence MSSASMNTENEASMEHAYITERPERDAKFFARMGWILAIVGAGSFFTWAALAPLDQGIPVQGTVVVSGKRKAVQSMSSGVVSRILVREGEIVKQGQPLFRLDQTQVAADVQSLQAQYRMAWASLARWQAERDNLKQVTFPAELSNDPDPRLALVLEGQRQLFSSRREAYYREQAGLRASIEGATAQLAGMRRARTDLNAQADSLQQQLSNLQPLADNGYIPRNRLMEYQRQLSQVQQQLAENTGESGRVEQGILESRLKLQQHAEEYQKEVRTQLAEAQLKSVTLSEQLTSAGFDLQHSEIIATADGVAVNLGVHTEGAVVRQGETLLEIVPQGTTLEVEGHLPINLIDKVGAHLPVDILFTAFNQSKTPRVPGEVSLISADQMVDEKTGVPYYVLRSSVSDQAMEKLNGLVIKPGMPAEMFVRTGERSLLNYLFKPLLDRAGSALTEE, from the coding sequence ATGAGCAGCGCCAGCATGAACACTGAAAACGAAGCGAGCATGGAACACGCCTACATCACCGAACGCCCGGAGCGCGATGCGAAGTTCTTCGCACGTATGGGCTGGATTCTGGCGATCGTTGGCGCCGGCAGTTTCTTCACTTGGGCGGCGTTGGCGCCGCTCGATCAAGGCATTCCGGTGCAGGGCACGGTTGTCGTGTCGGGCAAACGCAAAGCCGTGCAGTCGATGAGCAGTGGCGTGGTCAGCCGGATCCTGGTGCGCGAAGGCGAAATCGTGAAGCAGGGCCAGCCGCTGTTCCGCCTCGATCAGACGCAAGTCGCCGCTGACGTGCAGTCGCTGCAAGCGCAATACCGCATGGCCTGGGCCAGCCTCGCGCGTTGGCAGGCCGAGCGCGACAATCTCAAGCAAGTGACCTTTCCGGCTGAGCTGAGCAATGACCCGGATCCGCGTCTGGCACTGGTGCTGGAAGGCCAGCGCCAACTGTTCAGCAGCCGCCGCGAGGCGTACTACCGCGAGCAGGCCGGACTGCGTGCGAGTATTGAAGGCGCCACCGCGCAACTGGCCGGCATGCGCCGCGCCCGCACCGATCTCAATGCTCAGGCCGACTCGCTGCAACAGCAGTTGAGCAATCTGCAGCCGCTCGCCGACAACGGCTACATCCCGCGCAACCGCTTGATGGAGTACCAGCGGCAACTGTCGCAAGTGCAGCAGCAACTGGCGGAAAACACCGGTGAAAGCGGTCGCGTGGAGCAGGGCATCCTCGAGTCGCGCCTGAAGCTGCAACAGCATGCCGAGGAATACCAGAAGGAAGTCCGCACGCAACTGGCCGAAGCGCAACTGAAAAGCGTGACCCTGTCGGAGCAACTGACTTCGGCCGGTTTCGACCTGCAACACAGCGAAATCATCGCCACCGCCGACGGCGTCGCGGTCAACCTCGGCGTGCACACCGAGGGTGCCGTGGTGCGTCAGGGTGAAACGTTGCTGGAGATCGTTCCGCAAGGCACCACGCTGGAAGTGGAAGGGCACTTGCCGATCAACCTGATCGACAAGGTTGGCGCGCACTTGCCGGTGGACATCCTGTTTACCGCGTTCAATCAGAGCAAAACTCCGCGTGTACCGGGTGAGGTCAGCCTGATTTCCGCCGACCAGATGGTCGATGAGAAAACCGGCGTGCCTTATTACGTGTTGCGCAGCAGCGTCAGTGACCAGGCCATGGAAAAACTCAACGGCCTGGTGATCAAGCCGGGCATGCCGGCAGAAATGTTCGTGCGTACGGGCGAGCGTTCACTGCTCAACTATCTGTTCAAACCGCTGCTTGACCGGGCCGGCTCTGCGCTGACCGAAGAATAA